A genomic window from Lotus japonicus ecotype B-129 chromosome 1, LjGifu_v1.2 includes:
- the LOC130720147 gene encoding serine carboxypeptidase-like 7: MAMLSSHDHGTTRCFLIWSMLLSLVLHISSQLAKSHSTVQFLPGFNGPLPFLLETGYVEVGETETELHGELFYYFIESESNPQEDPLLLWLTGGPGCSALSGLVFEIGPLTFKKEEYNGSLPNLALNPHSWTKVSSIIFLDSPLGTGFSYPKTELAAQQSTSKLVQNAHQFLRKWLVDHPKFLPNEVYIAGDSYSGIPLPVIVQEISDGNDGGVQPWINLQGYLLGNPLTARTEDNYQIPFSHGMGLISDELYESLQKNCRGEYRNIDPGNVLCLRDKEYYEETISGIDTNHILEPKCEFGLRNPIENPWKATTIFSSGLALPPLNCRSHAYFLCAYWANNDNVRQALHIRKGSKGEWKRCDFYIPFKFDIHESLPYHVNLSRKGYRSLIYSGDHDMRVPFLDTQAWIRSLNYSIVDDWRQWYSNGQVAGYTRTYSNRMTFATVKGGGHTAPEYRPEECLAMFSRWISNRPL; this comes from the exons ATGGCAATGCTTAGTTCTCATGATCATGGAACTACGAGATGCTTCTTAATTTGGAGCATGCTTCTATCGCTTGTGTTGCATATTTCATCTCAGCTAGCGAAATCTCACTCCACAGTGCAGTTCCTTCCCGGCTTCAATGGACCCCTTCCTTTTCTACTCGAAACCGG GTACGTGGAAGTGGGTGAAACGGAAACGGAGCTTCATGGGGAGCTATTCTACTATTTTATTGAGTCAGAGAGCAATCCTCAAGAGGATCCTCTCTTGCTTTGGCTAACTGGTGGTCCTGGTTGCTCTGCACTTTCTGGCCTTGTCTTTGAAATAG GTCCACTCACATTTAAAAAGGAGGAATACAATGGGAGCTTACCTAATTTAGCCCTCAATCCACATTCATGGACAAAG GTAAGTAGCATTATTTTTTTAGATTCACCTCTTGGTACTGGATTCTCATATCCCAAAACAGAACTCGCTGCTCAACAAAGTACCTCGAAGCTAGTTCAGAATGCTCACCAGTTTCTTAGGAAG TGGCTAGTTGATCATCCGAAATTTCTGCCAAATGAAGTGTACATTGCTGGCGACTCATACTCTGGCATTCCTCTCCCAGTGATTGTTCAAGAAATTTCAGATG GAAATGATGGTGGTGTCCAACCGTGGATAAATCTCCAG GGGTACCTGCTGGGGAACCCCTTAACAGCACGAACCGAAGATAATTACCAAATACCATTTAGTCATGGCATGGGACTAATTTCTGATGAACTCTACGAG TCACTACAGAAAAATTGTAGAGGAGAGTATCGGAATATAGACCCCGGAAATGTATTGTGCCTAAGAGACAAAGAATACTATGAGGAG ACTATTTCAGGAATTGATACTAATCATATCTTGGAACCCAAGTGCGAGTTCGGTCTGCGTAATCCAATTGAAAACCCTTGGAAGGCCACCACCATTTTCAGTTCTGGTCTTGCATTGCCACCCTTAAACTGTCGG AGTCATGCATATTTCCTCTGTGCTTATTGGGCCAACAATGATAATGTTCGCCAAGCACTTCATATTCGAAAG GGAAGTAAAGGGGAATGGAAGCGCTGTGACTTTTACATACCTTTCAAGTTCGATATCCATGAAAGCTTACCCTATCATGTAAATCTTAGCAGAAAAGGTTATCGTTCATTAATATACAG TGGGGATCATGACATGAGAGTTCCATTCTTGGACACTCAAGCATGGATAAGATCCCTAAACTATTCCATAGTGGATGACTGGAGGCAATGGTATTCAAATGGCCAAGTAGCAGG
- the LOC130720164 gene encoding uncharacterized protein LOC130720164 isoform X2: protein MRSMTTRGTSSGMKKSGKNQISEGGGEVQVALGDVIYVKLHGSSWWPGQVVDDNSVSESVKPSKRSAREVLVRLYGSYTYLYADPAKSRSEFEEILKLNNGSHQQILLQSLEKDLPSTKSSRAEGSSSKTKGTPRRSPTNKRQKQNDDDLGRQSHEPSSAGMSQELSARRIRVLRGLGLIGPPGSPFERVRNV from the exons ATGCGAAGTATGACAACTAGGGGCACTTCCAGCGGTATGAAGAAGAGTGGGAAAAATCAGATTTCTGAAGGAGGAGGGGAAGTTCAAGTGGCATTGGGAGATGTAATATATGTCAAGCTCCACGGTAGCTCGTGGTGGCCTGGACAG GTTGTTGATGATAATAGTGTTTCTGAGAGTGTTAAACCTAGCAAACGGTCAGCAAGGGAAGTCCTTGTTCGGCTGTATGGAAGCTATACATA CTTGTATGCGGATCCTGCTAAATCCCGTTCAGAGTTTGAGGAG ATACTCAAGCTTAATAATGGTTCCCACCAACAGATACTTCTGCAATCTCTTGAAAAG GATCTTCCTAGCACAAAGTCCTCTAGAGCAGAGGGGTCATCATCGAAGACTAAAG GAACACCGAGGCGAAGTCCTACAAACAAGCGCCAAAAGCAAAATGATGATGATCTGGGTAGGCAAAGTCAT GAACCATCTTCTGCAGGAATGTCCCAAGAGTTGAGTGCCCGGAGGATAAGAGTTCTGCGAGGCCTTGGTCTCATTGGTCCACCTGGGTCACCATTTGAGAGAGTTCGGAACGTTTAA
- the LOC130720164 gene encoding uncharacterized protein LOC130720164 isoform X3, with translation MRSMTTRGTSSGMKKSGKNQISEGGGEVQVALGDVIYVKLHGSSWWPGQVVDDNSVSESVKPSKRSAREVLVRLYGSYTYLYADPAKSRSEFEEILKLNNGSHQQILLQSLEKDLPSTKSSRAEGSSSKTKGTPRRSPTNKRQKQNDDDLGRQSHECPKS, from the exons ATGCGAAGTATGACAACTAGGGGCACTTCCAGCGGTATGAAGAAGAGTGGGAAAAATCAGATTTCTGAAGGAGGAGGGGAAGTTCAAGTGGCATTGGGAGATGTAATATATGTCAAGCTCCACGGTAGCTCGTGGTGGCCTGGACAG GTTGTTGATGATAATAGTGTTTCTGAGAGTGTTAAACCTAGCAAACGGTCAGCAAGGGAAGTCCTTGTTCGGCTGTATGGAAGCTATACATA CTTGTATGCGGATCCTGCTAAATCCCGTTCAGAGTTTGAGGAG ATACTCAAGCTTAATAATGGTTCCCACCAACAGATACTTCTGCAATCTCTTGAAAAG GATCTTCCTAGCACAAAGTCCTCTAGAGCAGAGGGGTCATCATCGAAGACTAAAG GAACACCGAGGCGAAGTCCTACAAACAAGCGCCAAAAGCAAAATGATGATGATCTGGGTAGGCAAAGTCAT GAATGTCCCAAGAGTTGA
- the LOC130720164 gene encoding uncharacterized protein LOC130720164 isoform X1 yields the protein MRSMTTRGTSSGMKKSGKNQISEGGGEVQVALGDVIYVKLHGSSWWPGQVVDDNSVSESVKPSKRSAREVLVRLYGSYTYLYADPAKSRSEFEEILKLNNGSHQQILLQSLEKDLPSTKSSRAEGSSSKTKADIDFTAEELQAALAAERAAKFPLVFLNEPEKKQKKRHHESSADGEASSKKSKSSHKTSSSNHQPKISETMKSPGVSSAEAAIDQPGASHGGQLIQLQTPRPHGSPAPGQQTPNNHPHPLDKGKSPQTGGDEEDNDTHNIALSDSFDPFAFILRHFKLDKMEALAMEKEMPTMGKEALMALLHAGNLFAHSFTRYEVAIAKEQEAIAHAKSRDDEAESYQSVIGQANEKIKALEKALEEQKILHEQQLNMMGREIDQVKIDLAARDDLLAQHEEMIAAKNQELETKAKTIADLEQQVVNVAALGKDLTLAGAKQREVGFRLAQDQVRFLAPGLNLGPMGLWKKVIADGLEGPDDPPSPRAQPPPHQVTPYEESESSEDEEEESNGDQNPQGDGN from the exons ATGCGAAGTATGACAACTAGGGGCACTTCCAGCGGTATGAAGAAGAGTGGGAAAAATCAGATTTCTGAAGGAGGAGGGGAAGTTCAAGTGGCATTGGGAGATGTAATATATGTCAAGCTCCACGGTAGCTCGTGGTGGCCTGGACAG GTTGTTGATGATAATAGTGTTTCTGAGAGTGTTAAACCTAGCAAACGGTCAGCAAGGGAAGTCCTTGTTCGGCTGTATGGAAGCTATACATA CTTGTATGCGGATCCTGCTAAATCCCGTTCAGAGTTTGAGGAG ATACTCAAGCTTAATAATGGTTCCCACCAACAGATACTTCTGCAATCTCTTGAAAAG GATCTTCCTAGCACAAAGTCCTCTAGAGCAGAGGGGTCATCATCGAAGACTAAAG CCGACATTGATTTTACCGCGGAAGAACTTCAAGCCGCCCTTGCCGCCGAAAGAGCTGCTAAATTTCCCCTTGTTTTTCTCAATGAGCcggaaaagaaacaaaagaaacgCCACCACGAATCCTCCGCCGACGGCGAGGCATCCTCGAAGAAGTCCAAATCTTCTCACAAAACTTCCTCCTCCAACCACCAACCAAAAATCTCTGAAACGATGAAGTCCCCCGGGGTGTCCAGTGCTGAAGCCGCCATCGACCAGCCTGGCGCCTCGCATGGAGGCCAACTTATACAACTTCAAACTCCAAGACCACATGGTTCCCCCGCTCCCGGCCAGCAAACACCAAACAACCATCCTCATCCTCTGGATAAAGGCAAGTCTCCCCAAACCGGCGGTGATGAAGAAGATAATGACACCCACAACATCGCTTTGAGTGACTCCTTTGATCCCTTCGCCTTTATTCTACGACATTTCAAACTTGACAAGATGGAAGCCTTGGCCATGGAAAAGGAAATGCCTACCATGGGAAAAGAGGCTCTAATGGCTCTGCTACACGCCGGGAACTTGTTCGCCCATTCCTTCACCCGCTATGAAGTCGCCATCGCCAAAGAGCAAGAGGCCATTGCCCATGCAAAGAGCCGTGATGACGAGGCTGAAAGCTACCAAAGTGTAATCGGCCAAGCCAATGAGAAAATCAAGGCGCTGGAGAAAGCCTTGGAAGAACAAAAAATTCTTCATGAGCAACAATTGAACATGATGGGAAGGGAGATTGACCAAGTGAAGATTGACTTGGCGGCTAGAGACGATCTCCTCGCCCAACATGAGGAGATGATAGCCGCCAAAAATCAAGAACTTGAAACTAAGGCGAAAACCATTGCTGACTTGGAGCAACAAGTAGTTAATGTCGCGGCGCTCGGGAAGGATCTGACTCTGGCTGGAGCCAAACAACGAGAAGTGGGCTTTCGCCTTGCTCAGGATCAGGTTCGCTTCTTAGCACCCGGCCTTAACTTAGGCCCCATGGGATTGTGGAAAAAAGTCATCGCCGATGGCCTTGAGGGCCCTGATGATCCGCCCTCACCTCGTGCTCAACCGCCTCCTCACCAAGTGACTCCATATGAAGAATCTGAAAGcagcgaggatgaagaagaagaaagtaatGGCGACCAAAACCCTCAAGGCGATGGCAACTAG